From the genome of Ziziphus jujuba cultivar Dongzao chromosome 6, ASM3175591v1, one region includes:
- the LOC132804245 gene encoding uncharacterized protein LOC132804245 gives MTQKASRVELSLLACRILTVHKDEEQVQREFDDIFLEEIPTGLLPIQGIEHQIDFIPEATIPNRPVYTSVYIAVVLMQEERPIAYFSEKLNKAALNYPTYDKEIDHEFLKHIKGQKKLNRWHGRWIEFIETFPCVIRYKKVKENVVVDALS, from the exons ATGACTCAGAAGGCTTCAAGGGTTGAGTTAAGTTTGTTGGCATGTAGAATCTTGACAGTGCATAAGGATGAAGAGCAAGTGCAAAGG gagtttgatgacatttttcTAGAGGAGATTCCTACTGGTTTACTACCTATTCAAGGAATTGAAcaccaaatagatttcatcCCTGAAGccacaattcctaataggcctgtgTACACAA GTGTATATATTGCAGTGGTGTTGATGCAGGAAGAAAGacctatagcatactttagtgagaagttgaataAGGCGGCATTGAATTAtccaacttatgacaaagagat AGATCATGAatttttgaagcatattaagggcCAAAAGAAGCTTAACCGATGGCATGgaaggtggattgaattcattgagacttttccttgTGTTATACGCTACaagaaagttaaagaaaatgtggtagtCGATGCTTTATCCTGA